A segment of the Carya illinoinensis cultivar Pawnee chromosome 1, C.illinoinensisPawnee_v1, whole genome shotgun sequence genome:
tggaccAGATCAAACCGGACcagtttatatgtattttaattttttatattatatataattatatataaaataattttatattatatgataaattactaattaatataatattaaattttaaaatcttataattactaAAGTATTAtacactataatatattatattatataatatataatatagtacattaaaagtaaaaaattgagtaaaattATACACTATACCACTATCTCACTTATATCTTATCATATATGATGTAGTGtatttatcataatttaatgataaaaaatatataataaatgattatttaatgatgataaatatattatattttgcttaataatatgtaaatatgatatatagaattttttaataaaaaatgagaatagAACtggaaaaagagggaaaaaaaaaaaaaaggattggaTCTGCATGGAGAAGAAATTGCACTTCCAACCAAAATCTAaacataaagaaagaaaatagagaagataGTGACCGATACGTGAGAAACTTACACGCAAGCTTATACCACTGCCACAACACCCAAAACCTAACGGTCCTCGCGTTGAACCCAATCAATTCCCATTTACGCTTTCTACCCTTTTCGTTGATCTCGTCCTTCAAGTGCTCGACTTGGCACAATTCTCGCGGAAGTCGGTATTGGGGGACGAGGGGAAGTTTAGTTCGCATTGAATGATTGATCGATTGGTTTATTTTTGGTGTTCGATTTTTGGTTGATGAGATTTTGATTTGCTTTCTTCTTGGGGGTTTAGTGTGAATGAGATTGGTGGCGCAGCGAAATGAGCACGCTGAGGCAGCAGGTGTCGGTTCGGGAACTCGTCGACGAAGCGAAGAAGCGGATTGTGGTTCTGGTCATATGCGTCGTTGGATTGTCGTACCTCATGTCCTGTAAGTATTTCGATTTTGCTCCACTTCAATTTGCACAAAAATTAtgattatgttttgtttttcttgttttatgtgTTTAAGTCAATTATAGTAATATCATGTTTTGGTTCTTGTCAAAATTTCACATCAAGTTTGTGGTTTGATTCTACGCGTCCTTTACAACTCGTTGCTTCGGGGACTTGGATATTAGCACATATTGTGTTTTCAACTGTCTTTATGAGTCTGGCGATGAACATTGGAATAAGGGATGGGCAATTATCCCTCTTCTTGTGTTAGCATATTTGTTTAGGGGTTCGTAATCTATCTTCCCTTAAAAATGTCAGCGTCATGTGTATTTCACATGCCTAATTACCTGAAAGgtatttttaagttttgaagAACTCAATGCTAGCGTCGGTTTATGCTTGACGTACATTGTTGGAAGTGATAATTTTTTTGCATAGAGGCTCCACAAATCTCGATAGCCGCTTCACCGTGAAGGTTGGCTAGATttcatattgatttttttttataagagggACGGTACCCTAATTTGATTGATTACCCTCatttatggcggaggaatactaTATTACATACAAAGTTTggggttacaaaaaaaaaatctccaaaacCAAGCTTCGAAAACCTAAATGCCAACTATACATGATGTCTGTACATGCCTGCCTAACTATAATAATAGTATAACCATCTAATCACAATGCCTAAAACTAACTAGGTAATCCATAGAGTTGCTTAGGTTATCTAGATTTCATCTTGCTTAATTGGACACATTTGCCCAAAAAAGTTCTTATGTTTGTAGGATAACACTATATCGAAGTGCTCACACTCATGAATGTGCTTGCAGGTTGCTTGGGGATCACGGTTTCATgcttttgtttaatattttcctcatttttgtCTTTCTGTACACAGACTTAGTATCTATTACAGATTAGAGATAGGTTTAAAAGGAACTTATTTTAGACATGGGCTGAAAGTCTTTTTTTGCATTGAAAagttattttctctattttgaaACTTATACTAGTAGTTTTCGGTGGCAACAATGTGGGTTCCCCCCCcggggaagggggggggggtgtttatTTCTTGAGTTCCAGCGGAGGAAATAGACTAGAAGAGGGATGTTTATGCTAAAATGCTTGTCAAGCATCTCCATCATTGGGGAGATTAAGCTTTCTTGTGTTATTTGTTGAGTGTGATCTTCATGTTTTCACTTGTCTCAACATGCAACTTGTTTTTCTTGATTGTATATCAGTGACAAGCTCCTCAGTTTGGGTCAACTTGCCTGCTGCTGCCTCCTTAATTATCGGCCTGCGTTATATATCTTTAGATTTTGACATGCGGAGAAAAGCTGCAGCATACAACAGCAACACATCCTCAGCAAATACTTTATCTCAAAAGATACCCATTGAACAACCTAAAATTGTTCATAAGTCAGACTGGAGAAGCAAAGTGAATTCTCCTGTTGTTGAGGATGCAATAATGGACTTTACGAGGCATCTGGTTTCTGAGTGGGTTACAGATCTCTGGTACTCTAAGTTAACACCTGATAGAGAAGGCCCGGAAGAACTGTTGAACATCATGAATGGCGTTATTGGGGAAATTTCTATGCGCATgaagaatataaatttaattgatcTACTGACAAGGTTTTATTTCCGAAGATGTCACATACCATTTCTTCCTagttttcatcctttttttctcttttttttggttttaaaaaagaagttgATTAACTGGGGAACTAATTTACCTAGGATGGTGCAGGGATCTTATTAATCTTGTTTGCATTCACTTGGAGCTTTTTCGTGCAAATCAAGCAAAGATTGAAAAGCAACATTCAGGTTCACTGACAAATGAACATCGAGATATGGAACTAAGACGCATCCTTGCTAACGAGAACAAATTGCACCCTGCTCTATTTTCGCCTGAAGCTGAGCACAaggttgtttattttcttctgtgCTCTTCAAATTATCATAAAGTCGGTGAATTTGTGGGTCATACCAGGAAAGATAAATGTATTGTTTCTTGACCTTGTCTTGCTTTCCAAATGTGGTTACAGTGCTTTCTGTACCTTTTTGTTCCCAGGTTTTGCAGCATCTGATGGATGGTCTTATTTCTTTCACATTCAAGCCTGAAGATGTGCAGTGCCTTTTCTTCCGTTACATGGCTAGGGAGCTTCTAGCTGGTGCAGTAATGCGACCAGTGCTAAATCTAGCTAGTCCGAGGCATGCGTTACTTCCCTATTTGCTTATATTTATGGATAAAGTACTAAATTAGTCTCTATGTTTTTGTTTGTGGTAAGATTAGTCTCTGGGTTTTAAATCAGAACCATTTACTCCATGGATGATCAAATCAGTCTCTCCATCACTTTACCATTAGTATCATCGATAGAACCCTGGGTCTCTTACATAACATTAGTGCCTATGGGCTTTTGATGTGTCCAAATAATGaacacatatttaaaattaaaaaacaaaacaatatatTTCCTAGAAGGtcttttttctaaaaaacaATTGGGGGAGGATATCCCTCCCCCAATAGAGGGGGTGGCTGCACCCTTCCCTGACAGAAGGGATGGTCACGTGGTCACCCTCTGTTCTGGCAGGAGTTGGCTATGTATCCACCCCTCGTCTGTGGTAGGAGATGGTTGTGCGGTGCCACCCCTTCCTAAGAACAGACCACCTTTCCACCTTTCCTCTTGAGTGGAAAGGTGGCTGATCGACCCCCTTCTGTTGGGAGAGGGGTGGATGGCCACCTCCATTGGctttaaaaaacttttaatcaatttaaaatcttgtttttataattatatatacagtttttattattttgaactCATGTTGAAATCCTATTGGCACCAATGGGACATAAGAGACAGGTATCAAAAGGTTTTGTTGATGACACTAATGGGAAAGTGGCGGAGGGACTGATATCAATTTTAAAAGTCCAGggagtaaaaattaaaaaaattcaaatttgaatctcAGAGACCAACCTGTCCATACTGAAAATATAATGACCAATTGTTACTTTACCTGATTTTTTTGTCACGTGTTTTGGTTTtcacttgttcttcatttttttttatggcagGTTTGTTAATGAAAGAATTGAAGTCTTAGTCCTTAACATGACCAAAGCGAAAAAAGGGGCCTTGACAGTAGAAGGGGCATCTCAGTCCAGATCAGACGAGTCTTCAAGGATTTCATCGGATCATTTTTCTAAGTTCTTGGATCCTACTGCTACTGGTGTTGAACTAGTGCAGTTAAAAAATGATCAGTCTAGAACTGCTGCAAATACTTCTGCAACAGATAATGCAAATGGAAATAAAGATCCACTGCTTTCCCTTGATCCTCGATCAATCCGTTCATTGAACTCATTGCCTTTCAACTTCCAAACAAGTGATGAAAAAGGTATTCAACGAAATGTCTCAGGAGGGGAATGGGGTGACATGTTAGATCAGATTTCCCGCAGAAAGACTCAAGCCCTTGCTCCTGAACATTTTGAGAACATGTGGACAAAAGGTAGGGATTATAGAAAGAAGGTAGGTGAAAATCGGGTAATTGGACAAGTACCACAGGGTTCTTCAGCAGGGAAGTCCGTTAAAGTGGATCACTCAAAGGAAATATCCAAGACCAAAGAAAAGAACACTGTAGCCAAGGGTAATCACTCTGAGAGTAGCACTGTTCACTCTGGATATACTGATCGGCTTCCCATAGTAAACTCATTCCTCCCTACAGATCGGAACATATCAAGTCGCACTTCATTTATTTCATATGAAGATGATGAACAAAACAACCTTATGCGTTTGGAGGAGGTTGACTCAGGGAGCAGTACTTCTTATAcatctgaagatgaagaaacTGGCAATGTGACAGGCCTTGATTCTCCTGGAACTAAAGTATGGGATGGTAGAAGTATCAGAAATCTGGCTATTTCTCACATTCATCACCCACTTGAAAATTCAGAAGGCCTTGTAGGAAAGAAGACTGGTAAAGGGCATATTCACTATCAAAGATTAGCTAGAACCCAGGCTGGCTGTAAAAGGTCTAGACGAAGCAGTCAGAAGACCCATGTTTGGCAGGAGGTTGAGAGAACAAGTTTCTTGTCTGGCGATGGGCTGGATATACTTAGTTCCGCAAAAGGATATGCCAATGGCGAGGACTCTAGTGATGATTATGAGATTGAAAATTCAGGTAGAGTTCAAAGTGGAGCAGCTGCTTCTTCATCCGCACCTTCTTTTTCTGTACCAGAAAGTCATAGTTTGACTGTTAATTCCCTGCACAACACACTGTCAGGGGCTTCattttttaagttgagatgTGAGGTACTTACCATAAAGCTCTGTACTTTCTCTTGTTTTGGCATGCTTAGTTTTTGGTTTTCTAATAATCCTAAAACATGCAAAGAACATAAGCTCATTTTCTGTGACAGGTATTGGGTGCGAATATTGTGAGAAGTGGCTCAAAAACATTTGCTGTTTATTCTATATCTGTTGCAGATGTAGATAATAACAGTTGGTCGATCAAAAGAAGGTGCCAAGGATTATGCTGTAAATGTTCTGGTTTTGTCCATTAATGGGCTATGTGATTGTGAGATTCAAACAATAATGACTGTAACATTTTATATAACTGTAAGTCAAATCTCTTGTTTTTTTCCAATAACAGGTTTCGTCACTTTGAGGAG
Coding sequences within it:
- the LOC122282454 gene encoding uncharacterized protein LOC122282454, whose amino-acid sequence is MSTLRQQVSVRELVDEAKKRIVVLVICVVGLSYLMSLTSSSVWVNLPAAASLIIGLRYISLDFDMRRKAAAYNSNTSSANTLSQKIPIEQPKIVHKSDWRSKVNSPVVEDAIMDFTRHLVSEWVTDLWYSKLTPDREGPEELLNIMNGVIGEISMRMKNINLIDLLTRDLINLVCIHLELFRANQAKIEKQHSGSLTNEHRDMELRRILANENKLHPALFSPEAEHKVLQHLMDGLISFTFKPEDVQCLFFRYMARELLAGAVMRPVLNLASPRFVNERIEVLVLNMTKAKKGALTVEGASQSRSDESSRISSDHFSKFLDPTATGVELVQLKNDQSRTAANTSATDNANGNKDPLLSLDPRSIRSLNSLPFNFQTSDEKGIQRNVSGGEWGDMLDQISRRKTQALAPEHFENMWTKGRDYRKKVGENRVIGQVPQGSSAGKSVKVDHSKEISKTKEKNTVAKGNHSESSTVHSGYTDRLPIVNSFLPTDRNISSRTSFISYEDDEQNNLMRLEEVDSGSSTSYTSEDEETGNVTGLDSPGTKVWDGRSIRNLAISHIHHPLENSEGLVGKKTGKGHIHYQRLARTQAGCKRSRRSSQKTHVWQEVERTSFLSGDGLDILSSAKGYANGEDSSDDYEIENSGRVQSGAAASSSAPSFSVPESHSLTVNSLHNTLSGASFFKLRCEVLGANIVRSGSKTFAVYSISVADVDNNSWSIKRRFRHFEELHRRLKEFQEYNLHLPPKHFLSTGLDVPVIQERCKLLDKYLKKLMQLPTISRSIEVWDFLSVDSQTYLFSNSFSIIETLSVDLEDKPSEKSKKLPNLLGPVTNNVSSRREHLGSESKEPAFHAKSNVMADGLRSNGKDARLQNYAASPTYLGNPVTGRDDNALEEASESLLDAATDPTLPTEWVPPNLSVPILDLVDVIFQLQDGGWIRRKAFWVAKQILQLGMGDAFDDWLIEKIQLLRKGSVIALGIRRVEQILWPDGIFITKHPKRRPPPSTNQSQNSPHGQQPTGISSPKLTYEQQQEAVRRAKFVYELMIDNAPAAIVGLVGRKEYEQCAKDLYFFIQSSVCLKQLAFDLLELLLLSAFPELDYVFKQLQEEKHKFGEFKEN